The genomic interval AATTAACAAAGCAAATGCAAGCGCTATGGCAAAACATTTGCGTTTACATGTAAAGGAAGACTATGAAGTTACTTTTTACAACCCAAGGTGAAAATTGGGCTTCGCCGATGGACCCGCGTTTTGGACGCACACAAATGGCGCTAGTGTATGACGAGACAACCAATCAACTAAAAGTGCTCAGCAACAGCGGCAAAGACGACGCCCAAGGAGCGGGGCTAAAAATGGCCGCAAATGTTCTTAAGGCGAACATCGATGTGATTATCACAGGCAATGGTGCAGGTGAAAAAGCCATCAAGGTGTTGGAAAATTCTTCTGTGAAATTGTTTGTAGGAGCTGGTGAAATGTGTGTGCAAGAGGCGTACGAAGCGTACAAAAAAGGGGCTTTGGCCCAACAACTTTAAAGGAGATAAAAATGCGACTAGTGTTTCCAACAAATAAAAACATGGGGAAACTCTCCCCGATGGATGGCCATTTTGGCAAGGCGAAGTTTTACACTGTAGTGACGCTTGGCGAGGGTGAAATTGTTGAGGTTGCTACGGTAGAAAACCCTGGGCACCAAGAGGGTGGATGCGGCAACGCGGTGATTAACATCATGAACCTTTCCCCGGATGCACTCATTGTGACAGGCATTGGCGGACGCCCCGCGGAAGGATTCTCTAAAGCGGGATTGCCCTTGTATTTTGACAAAAGCTCAAAAACCGTAGAAGAGAGCGTTCAGGCATTTTTAGCCAATAGTCTTCAACGAAGTGCGGGCGAGGGGACATGCAAGGCCCATTAGGCCACTTTTCCCCTGTGAATAACCTGTGAATATTCAGCACAATAGTGCTGAATATTTTCTTTACATGTAAGCCTCAATCCGCTCAAATAACCCTCCCCAACTCTTTGGCAGCAAGGCGTGTTGTACACCCTTTTCATCCAACGTTTCTCCCACAAGTACCGCACGAATGTTCATTTCTAGCGCACGTGCTAAAGCCTCTTCAAAAGCATCCAACCCCTCGGGTTTAGGCACATCCACCGAAGCCATGGGCGGCAGTGGCACGTAGGCCATGGCGCCTTTGGGCAAAGGGCCCAAAAAAGGTTCAAGCCCAGGAAGGTCTGTGCAAACCACCCGCAATCCTGAAGCCAACGCCTCTAAGA from Sulfurospirillum tamanense carries:
- a CDS encoding NifB/NifX family molybdenum-iron cluster-binding protein, with the translated sequence MKLLFTTQGENWASPMDPRFGRTQMALVYDETTNQLKVLSNSGKDDAQGAGLKMAANVLKANIDVIITGNGAGEKAIKVLENSSVKLFVGAGEMCVQEAYEAYKKGALAQQL
- a CDS encoding NifB/NifX family molybdenum-iron cluster-binding protein, with the translated sequence MRLVFPTNKNMGKLSPMDGHFGKAKFYTVVTLGEGEIVEVATVENPGHQEGGCGNAVINIMNLSPDALIVTGIGGRPAEGFSKAGLPLYFDKSSKTVEESVQAFLANSLQRSAGEGTCKAH